GAGGCTTCCTTCCCCTGGCAAATTTTAAGTAACAATCGCGATTGTTCTatgcaatttcttcttctttctagtTTGATACAATTTCCATATTCACTTAACGGCTCcagattttctttcttcattgaagaacattttttagggaaaatggaTGCTAAAGATTCAGTATTTGGCATCAACAGTGTTATGCAGAGTGAGGCTAACTCCAACCAAGAGGTGATGATCACTGAGAAAGCAAAtgggggtggtggtggtacTCCGGACAGTGAAATCCTTCCTTCTGCAGTGGAGAAAGCGGTTAACGGGTCAACCCTCTCAGGGAAACTTTCTGGTTTAGACATAACTGAGGTCCATACACTTGTGATGAACTTTCTTTTGTTCTGCTTTAACTGAAGCTTATCAGTGTCTTTTGGTTgttatttttgtgatcaaaGAGAGACGGCATAGGTTGTTCTGAGTTTTCAGGACAACCCTAGATATCAGTCTGAAAAAGAGTACGAGGAGTGCCAGGAAGTTTGTGCCTCCAGCTGAAGAAAACAACACTGTTGAACTCGGTATAGCCAATATGCCCGATAAAGGGATAGGTCATCTTCCTTCTTACAGCTTCAACTTTAAGTGCGCCGAGAGGgctcacaaaagaaaagaggtacTAGTTCGAATCTCTGTCATAATAGTGGTATTAACTGCTCTGATTCTGCACTATGTTTTGATCATTGGCAGTTCTACTTAAAGATTAAAGAGAAAAACCATGCGAAGGAAATGGAGAGAGCGATTATGCTGGCCAAACTCAAGGTGTTGCAAAAAACCTTGTTCTTTGGACTCTCATGTACAGAAATTTTCGAGCATTGTCGTCAACCCTAGCTTGGTCGTATGCAGGAAGCTGAGGAAGCTGAAATTAAGATGCTTCGGAAGAGTCTAGTCATTAAGGCAAAACCAATGCCCAGTTTCTACTTTGAACACTCTCCAATCCAGATGGAGTTAAAGAAGGTAAGTGCAATCCTTATGATTGACATCAGTTGAGTTAAATATCTTTCGTGCAACGTGACTAACTTCCCATCTGATAATAAATTTATACCTCATTGTTCACtagcttttctcttctttcttttcaaggTTGATATCTACTCGATCAAAGGGCTTATCATGAGAGCATATTGTTCTTGTTATCTTTTGAGAAATCTCGAACATGATTGGCCAACTATGTTCATTCTGTTTAAATTCAGTATGAACTATGAACTCATGTTATTCATTTGTGGAAGCAAATGTAATGACGCGCAACCTACATTTAAGCAGATCACATGATTTTGCACTTAACTTTCCTTCTATTGCTTTTCTACCATGTGCCACTTGCATATTTTCATGCAAATCTGCCTCTACTCTCCTGAATTCGAACTCTTTCAGCTACTACTATCTCTTGACATGTTTTGTAAGCCCAAGTCTCGGATTTAGGAATTGGCAATTTGTTGCAAATCCCACTTTTTGTCATCGTCTAGGAAGCTTTCTTCAGGTACAAGTTTCTTGATCAAAATAGCCAATCATGCAGGTCCCAGCAAGAAAGGCAAAATCACCACAGGAGGGCCTACCTGACAGCACCAACCACAGTGTAACTCCAACCAGATTCATGGGATCGTCCCCGCCTCAGTGCAAGAGGCCACTTGAAAGGTCTCTCCCAAGATTCCCCTCCTGGAAGAACGAATCAGTCGATGCATCAGGAAATCCCGTGTCTCTTGTCAAACCCCTGCCCTGCCTGGGAACGGAGCATGTGGCTGGTAAAACCACGCTTTGAGCCAAAGAAATGCAGAAGATGTTTCCAAACTACAAGAGTGCTCTGCATTAATCAGAGAAACGAGTGAGGGAATAAGGTGCTTGGTCCTTAAAACTGTTTGTTGTTGCTTTGCACTATCGTCAAATTATCGTAATGTTTGTGCATGGTCTATTATTTCTCGTTGAAACTGTGTAATAATAACTAGTGAGTCGCAGATCTTGCTGTCTGCTTCTTGCTGAAGAATGATGTGAGTGACTTGGTAAACACATGGCCGAAGAACATATACAATTCTGCGGTTACCATCTCTGTTTGCTGACTAAGATCTATCATTTGTCGTATCTACTATCATTTCACTACATGATTAAAGAGTTTTTTTATCCTTGTCCATATGTCTTTCAAGGTAGTTGCAAATTAATCAGAAATCATGCTTCAATTCTCAGCAAGCTGAATTTCGAAGTTCATTGTGACGTTGTGCGAGGAAAACTATAGAATATAGTATTTCGCAAAGGCGACCCAATGATGTTCATGGTAATGTGTGTGTGCAGGGCTGGCAATTCACGCCGTCGTGTTCTAATTGTGCTATGCTGCATTTAGGGTCTAACCCGAACACAACACGTTCATTAATTACCATACTTTTAAAATCCGAACAGGACGCGTTGATTAATGAGGTTACCTGTCACAATACAACCCGGCCCGACAAATTTGTCTGAGTAAGCTAAAAACTTCATGTAATCATATAGAGACATATCTAAACATATGGTGTTGACACGATTAAAAAGTTGATAGGTTTAAATAAGCTCGTCTACGTGTGGTTACTAATGGCACGTTTGTTTTATTCATGTCTAAACCAATTAATCCATTTACAGCACAACTTTGCCGAAGCTCAAATCGAACATGCTTGTGTCACAGGCCGGCAGTTACTTGATTGTGGAATAGCCCGTGTTGTGCCTAGTGAGCGGGCAACACCAAGCCagccttccttctatagttgttcaAGAGAACAATACGACAAATAGCTTCCTTGTGTCGGATTATACCATGTCCAACTAGCTCGGACGTCTAGTCCATCAAGCAAGACGGTAGATCACTTTAGGCTAGACAATTGGTTTCGGCCTACCATGACCTCATTAGGAGAGTGCTATCAACTCCCATTCAGTTTTTGCACGGAAGGCCAATCTtgtcttcagagctcctaagaaATATATTCATTGTATTCTAGAaccctagcaccaaccgtcttGACACCATTTCCATGAACCATTCATATTTATCCCTTTTGCATCactcactcttcactcgataaccccaaGCTCTATTCCCAAGGTTTATGAGTATGGGAGAATCATGGACCATGACTTCtctcactcaattccacaaCGCCCTCACTATGGGTTGTTTTGTCACTTCCTTATATCTCCTTAACCATAGATACACCACTTTAAATCATGTATCGAATTGCAATGATCACCCAACAAAACAAGCCACTCCATTGGTACTAGTAGCTTCTTTTGATCATAGCTATTAAGGCCTCTTCAGTCACTTGCGCTTTCCCTAGCATCCCCACCTCGAGAGGCTTGCTCCGTTTGAACCCACCACCGCGTCTCCCCTCTCCATTTCCTTTAATACATGATCTTCCCGTCAAtgagtagattggaggaatcAACCTCAAGACTCAAGTTGCGAGGTGTGATGGtcagctctttgttcttagtcaaatcatttgttgagcgaaatctcaAGGTATTTCTTTGAGAGATGAGGAAGTGTtgactttgtggaatcaaggaagagagctttctttgtaacatctcttttgttcatagtgaaatcctgGTGTggatggacgtaggcttggaatcaTGCCTAAATCTTGTGTTTAATTAGAGCTTTCGCATCTCTTTGATCATGAGCGTTTTGTTGAAGAGGTTTGCTCTTATATCtcggaaaattatttttacacctattcatccccctctAGGTTGCGCTATCTCAATAGTAGCCTTTTCACGAGCTTGAGGCCCCTTCAATCACTTGCGCTTTCCCTCGCATCCCCATGGAATTGGTGATCATCAACCTGGTGATGGTCGGGCGTGATGGTCATTGAGCCCAAGGCTCGATGACCTCACCATTGCAAGCCACAAGGATCTCATGCCGTAAACAAAGACACATATGAGGGAGAAGGGTGCAGATGAATACAGGCAAGGTAGAAGCTGTTGACATTGGCTTTGACTCATAGCGTcgagtaggggtgagcaacaTGAACCAACCGAATTATGAAACACTTAGATTGGATCGGATTGATTGCTTCTAGGCAGTTCCCAGGGATGTCGGTTTGGTTCCTACTTTCATAAAATTGGAAATGTTGATTTTCGATTTGGTCCTCCATTCCAGGGTAAACTAGACCTGATCGGACTGCTTGGACAGGATCaatgatcttttattttttatttatttctcacACAAGTTTCTTTCCCTTCCCGTCCCATGTGTCTCGCTTGGAGTTACTTCATTGTCTATCTTTATCCTTTGTGTTCAGTAATCCACTCATAAAATTATCTAGTATGAATAATCTATAAACTCTCATAGGGAGTACAAAATTGGCCGATTAGTATCATAATGGGTTTATGATGTGGTCAACCTCATGAACTTATCGCTGGAAAGGAGTAGTTTGGGTTCTCAATGTCTAGATGCGAATATGACCAAGGGGttgcattttgatttcattttcatttcccaTTGGACCACTTGAGAATCGGATTGGTGGATTGCTTGGAAACTAGACTACATCGATTGGTCCGGCCTTGGttactaggggtgtgcatggtctgggTGGACGATTCCCAACCTAGAACCAAGAATCGTCTGCTAagaaccggttccgaaaaattggaaccgggaaccgcctactagttgcatggatccactcgggaaccGGATCACTAGTTTGGTTCGGTTCTCGAGTGAATCCTTAGAACCGACCCAACTTACACGCCTTCCCTTTTCACCCTCCCCACATCTACTTATTCCAGCTCTTCCGACCATGGTAGCTTTATTTTCCTCAAGTACTAGCATTGTTGCCGCCGTGGTTGAGACCCTCGTGCCACTTTCAtcccaaccaccaccaccatctttgCCACTGCCTTTGTCGTCTCCCGCTCCTCCCTCAAGACTAACAATGAGGAGGATAATGGGGATGATGAGCCATTCTTAGACTTGGAGTTCGCCCTTGTCCTCGAAAATGAGGACGATGGGGAGAGGcttgaggagggggaggaggaagaggggaggtagaagtGAGATAAGCCCAACAACAAAGAGGACGATAGTGATAGTAAATGCGGAGGTGGCATCGAGGATGGCGATGacgtggagagagagttcaagttcgagGGGGGAAAAGAGAATCAACTCACTGTTTCACCAAGTTCGGACTAGGACTCGAATGGAGATGAGTAGATCCGGAGGTGAATTGGAGAGGAAAAGGGAGCTTGGGGAGATTTTGAACTAAGAGAGACAAGATGGAGTAGGAGATTAGTGAATTGAAACGAGATGGTGATTGGAgcctaaattttaaatttgctaattttaatttttttttttttaatattaaaattaatatattattataatataaccgaTTCGGTCCGAGTGGGTGGGTGGACGGATTTGCCCATAGAACTAGGAATCGGATCGGTACCCGCTGGTTCCCATAAATTGAAACCGGAAACCAGACCGGTTCCCTTAGGAACCTCCAGTTCTGGGCGGTTTCGAGCGGTTCTGAGCGGGTCCCGGTTCTTTTGTATACCCCTACTAGTTACAATAATTGGGAATAGGTCCTTTCTTGCCCGGTTTCTAGTTCTTAGGCAGGACAAATTGAATCAGGAATCGATCACATTTAGTGTCGAGCTAGTTGATGCCATGGGGATGACTCTCGATGGTTGCTGTGTTGTGGCAGATGTGTgacgagagagaaaggggaaggaAAGAGTGGGAGAAGGGTCTAGGTGTAGATTATGGGTGTGCATGAGGGCAAATAAGGTTTTTAAGTCAGAAAGATGCAAAATGTAGGTTTTGAAATGTGAGCAATATGTTTGATATGGAAAGCAAAGTTGAAGGGTCTTTCTTGCGATTATCCCTAACTATTAATTGAGGCACCTTCGGACTCACTCTTATGTTTCCGTCTCTTTCAAATGTAGCAATTTGGACTAAAGAGATCACGGAGGATCACACCAAGAATTATTCTCTGAAAATGAGCTCTGATGTATGAAAGAATTGACAGGTGATAATGTACTCTCTCTCCCCATTGATCTTTACTCCCCCActttgtactctctctctctctctctctctctctctctccccacaaGGGCCAATGTATTTTGGCTAAGTAGAAAGACAGGAAGAACAGAGAACACAAGCCAAGAGAATGAGAGACATTAATCAATCATCCTGTTCAGATGCAATATGTGAGAACAAAAATGAGACTTAAGATCGCCTGAGCAGAATTTTCAGTCCATCGAATACCTCCTCAATGCAACACAAAGAAGGGTTTCCACCAAGAAAAACCCACTCTGACGGTGCAAATAACTTTTAGCATTAAGTTTCTTCCACACACATGAACACTTCCTCAGCAAAAATACACTTATCACATGTGCATAAAACCGATGCTGTTCCTCAGTATACAAAGTAGAGATTTTCACGCTTCAGTGTTTGGAGATTTGGAGTTCTAATCACCTTGTTTAGGTCCAACATGAACAAGTCAATGAGCAGATTCACATGCCATAGTCAATTGAGGTTAGTGTATCTAGAGTCTACAGGGTTGTTAGTACATCTCTTTCTACTCCTTAAATTCATGACTCAGTCTACTCAAGCATTGCAGTCAGTCTTTCCGGCTATCctttcttattctcttttgaCATTTGACTAATGAGAAGCCGAGAAGGAATGTGATTTCAGACCCCATAATGCGACTTTTATATACTGGAACGGGTTAAGACACTATCGGCCGGAGTTTTACCTAAGTGATCATGCGGTGCATCAACAAGTTTAAGCAATGCAAAGAACTCAGACTAACAATCCCGAGGAGAATCTCTAAGTTGTCTACATCCCGGGGCTTCTTTCCTGGGCGGATTTTTACATTAGCAACCGCAGTTATTCcgcactttttcttctttctagtTTGATACAATTTCCGTTTTCGCTATATCGCTCCAGATATTGTTTCTCCATTCAAGAACATTTTCTAGGGAAAATGGGATGTTGGGGATTCAGGGCAGAAGAACACCTAGGTGCTACAATTTGATACGGGGAGACATATacatcctaaaactttcaaaatgtacacTGAAGCCCCAAAAtcggagaagaaaaaaataatttagtgcCAACAGCGAGAATTTCCCATCGAACAACTaacgtgattttttttcaatgagaattttaaatgatatgacatttcctttaaaaaaaattgtccaagtaAATGTGATGAAGACATCATGCCGTCCACGTAGACTACGCAAGACAATGttaaacgacgttgttttggcaCTTTGATCACTTTCTGTAAAATTTGCACTTAAGTATTTACTTTTAACCACGAGTAAAACTTAAGTAATCATTTACACCACAGTTTGACACTTAAGtggtcattttttattttttatttatttaaaatcgtgactggcacttaagtgaacaTGGATGATAAGATCGTTTTAGACGAGGATTGCTAAGTGGACATTCCGACAAGTCATGTAAACCaattttattagtaaaataatgCTACGTTGGATTCTGACAAGTTTGCCAGAGTTGGCACTCAAGTATTTAGTTTTcaaaaaagtgacacttaattgtacattttggaaattttggcacttatatATCTTCTATACCAAGTTGTAGCACTTGtggtttatgactccagccaaGAGGTGATGAAAGTGAAATCCTTCCTTCTGCAGCGGAGAAAGCGGTTGACGGCTTAAACATAACTGAGGTCAATCCGCTCGCgatgaacttttcttttgttcttattATTCGCTTTAGCCGAAGCTTatcatagttttttttatgactGCTTCTTATCCTTGTTCATATGTCTTTCAAGGTAGCTGCAAATTAATCAGAAATCATGCTTCAATTCTCAGCAAGATGAATTTTGAAGTTCTTTGACGACGGTCTGCGAGGAAAACTGTGGAATATATTATTTCACAAAGGCAACCCGATAATGTTCATGATATTGT
This genomic stretch from Eucalyptus grandis isolate ANBG69807.140 chromosome 3, ASM1654582v1, whole genome shotgun sequence harbors:
- the LOC104438550 gene encoding protein WVD2-like 5, with product MPDKGIGHLPSYSFNFKCAERAHKRKEFYLKIKEKNHAKEMERAIMLAKLKEAEEAEIKMLRKSLVIKAKPMPSFYFEHSPIQMELKKVPARKAKSPQEGLPDSTNHSVTPTRFMGSSPPQCKRPLERSLPRFPSWKNESVDASGNPVSLVKPLPCLGTEHVAGKTTL